Proteins from one Telopea speciosissima isolate NSW1024214 ecotype Mountain lineage chromosome 1, Tspe_v1, whole genome shotgun sequence genomic window:
- the LOC122647620 gene encoding dynein light chain-like — MASESGKLINSRKQGEGVVVYPPRRMSAARTPWPPEVKLAATAVELNVRPRSADMPADMQERAFRYSRALVDAAPDKRPNLTHLALSLKKEFDASYGPAWHCVVGKSFGSFVTHSLGGFLYFSVDDFSFLLFKTEVRPVTTKTPQDTGDGK, encoded by the exons ATGGCCAGTGAAAGTGGAAAACTTATCAACAGTAGGAAGCAGGGAGAAGGTGTGGTGGTGTATCCACCCAGACGCATGTCGGCGGCGAGGACACCGTGGCCACCGGAGGTGAAGTTAGCAGCAACAGCGGTGGAGCTGAACGTGCGTCCGAGATCAGCTGATATGCCGGCAGATATGCAAGAGAGAGCTTTCCGTTACTCCAGAGCTCTCGTTGATGCCGCTCCAGACAAACGACCCAACCTCACCcatctcgctctctcgctcaaGAAG GAATTTGATGCGTCTTACGGACCAGCGTGGCACTGCGTGGTGGGGAAGAGCTTCGGGTCGTTCGTGACACACTCGCTGGGTGGGTTCCTATACTTCTCTGTTGacgatttctcttttcttctcttcaagACGGAGGTCCGACCTGTAACCACCAAAACTCCCCAGGATACTGGCGATGGTAAGTAG